The stretch of DNA CGCTCTTTCCCGGAACGGATGCGCTGTCGATCACCCACCGCTCCTGCGCCGCGAACTTCGTGTCCTCTCTCGGCGCCTGGCGTCTGACGCTGACCTATCCGGCGCTGAACGCCGCGCGCGAGGTTCTTTTCCTCGTCGAGGGAGAGGCGAAGCGGGAGATCGTGGGGAAGATCGAGGCGGGTGCCGATTACCCGGCCGCCAGGGTAAAGGCCGCGCGGACCCTCTGGTTCATGGACAAGGCGGCGGCGGGGGAGTAGCCGGCGCCCCCTCGTCGGGGCATCGATTCCGGTGCCCGGGCGCGGGGAGATGCGAGCCAGACGCGCACCCACACGCCGCCGAACCCCGCAGGCGTCCTGTCAACGTACGTCGGAGGGGTACGGCGGTCGAGGACGCGCGTATTCGCTCGATGTATCGCCGCGCCCGCCTAGCGGCGGCGGCCCATGAAGCGGAGCAGGAACAGAAACAGGTTCACGAAGTCGAGGTAGAGGCGCAGGGCGCCGATGATCGCCAGGTTCTGAACATGGCCTTCCGGGGTCGCGACGGCCATCGCCTTGAGGCGCTGCGCGTCCCATGCGGTGAGACCGGTGAACACGATCACCCCGATGATCGAAATCGCGAATTGCAGCCCGTCCGAGTGGACGAACATGCCGACGACCATCGCGAGGATCAGTCCGATCAGACCCATCGAGACGAACGAGCCGATGCCCGCGAGGCTCTTCTTGGTGACCGTTCCGAACAGCGCGAGACCGCCGAACATCCCGGCGGTGACGAAGAAGGTCGTGGCAACCGACGTCGCCGTGTAGGCGAGGAAGATCGTCGAGAAGAGCACACCGTTCAACGCGGCGTACGCGACGAATGCGCCGATGGCGGCCGCGGGCGACATCTTCAGGACCCGCGCCGAAAGGTAGACGACGAGG from Thermoanaerobaculia bacterium encodes:
- a CDS encoding Bax inhibitor-1/YccA family protein; the protein is MNPFEVTPDARFQSSAVGAASRVSLFLRRVYGWMFAGLALTGLVAVAMASNPSLVIGFARNPVLFFGLMIGELGLVVYLSARVLKMSPAAAIGAFVAYAALNGVLFSTIFLAYTATSVATTFFVTAGMFGGLALFGTVTKKSLAGIGSFVSMGLIGLILAMVVGMFVHSDGLQFAISIIGVIVFTGLTAWDAQRLKAMAVATPEGHVQNLAIIGALRLYLDFVNLFLFLLRFMGRRR